One region of Dryobates pubescens isolate bDryPub1 chromosome 20, bDryPub1.pri, whole genome shotgun sequence genomic DNA includes:
- the SUMO2 gene encoding small ubiquitin-related modifier 2 — protein sequence MADEKPKEGVKTENNDHINLKVAGQDGSVVQFKIKRHTPLSKLMKAYCERQGLSMRQIRFRFDGQPINETDTPAQLEMEDEDTIDVFQQQTGGVY from the exons ATGGCCGACGAGAAGCCCAAG GAAGGAGTGAAGACTGAAAACAATGACCACATTAATCTGAAGGTGGCAGGGCAAGATGGGTCTGTGGTGCAGTTTAAGATTAAGAGGCACACACCACTTAGTAAACTAATGAAAGCCTATTGTGAACGACAG GGGTTGTCGATGAGGCAAATCAGATTCCGGTTCGATGGGCAGCCAATTAATGAAACAGACACACCTGCACAG TTGGAAATGGAGGATGAAGATACAATTGATGTGTTCCAGCAGCAAACAGGAGGAGTTTACTAA